From Podospora bellae-mahoneyi strain CBS 112042 chromosome 3, whole genome shotgun sequence, the proteins below share one genomic window:
- a CDS encoding hypothetical protein (EggNog:ENOG503A4ED), translating into MCCCALPAPPEPATPKAESGGVEETELDKLTPEGKRALKGKDKEVDPEAELDPKAETVPEAEVDPKAEPVPEAEVAPKAEVVPKAETVPEAQGAQKAEVIPEAEVVPKAEVVSKAEVVAKAEVIPKADVRRIRLRDPNTEIRGIRARDPKALRKRIRYDIGEGPQRGESSTTAAQRAQNDNPSEENSFEEDEELREIPLPPEWVCRRKDSGKVFINLKTGKETYDDPRGTQEQLENVWRHPGRRDFPPDWDVFCDSAGRHYYADFSRSAPRRTRLDPRGDRIPRGAGGEILTPEHCHGWVKLRTRDHIPYYINKITGERSWEDPLEREGGRGTPPVAPEDLRNLLSLKRVGNAPRDVNNSTGGEETPEDPPAAWRAPARFVEALQMIPDHCPGWVKIWTAGNVPKYINTGTGEPDELPGWVAVQMPENVLHYINIRTGELAEEDPRDLLARRACSDPLRPWVWPSSTRFRRCDGTLAGARAGEGSSAGGGEGSSSGASAKAGAEITPMEVLSSNMMFRTRDGTLVPSGGARADVASGSGGGAGAGIPEARELVRELVWLRVPRWMRDLVLEGVRDLVLEGVRDLVLEGVRDPVLEGVRDPVLEEMLELVLEQMGEEVME; encoded by the exons ATGTGTTGCTGCGCTctaccagcaccacccgAGCCAGCAACCCCAAAGGCGGAAAGCGGAGGAGTCGAGGAGACGGAGCTGGACAAACTCACGCCAGAGGGTAAACGAGCACTGAAAGGAAAAGACAAAGAAGTCGACCCAGAGGCAGAACTCGACCCAAAGGCAGAAACCGTCCCAGAGGCAGAAGTCGACCCAAAGGCAGAACCCGTCCCAGAGGCAGAAGTCGCCCCAAAGGCAGAAGTCGTCCCAAAGGCAGAAACCGTCCCAGAGGCACAAGGCGCCCAAAAGGCAGAAGTCATCCCAGAGGCAGAAGTCGTCCCAAAGGCAGAAGTCGTCTCAAAGGCAGAAGTCGTCGCAAAGGCAGAAGTCATCCCAAAGGCAGATGTCAGAAGAATACGCCTACGAGACCCAAATACAGAAATCAGAGGAATACGCGCACGAGACCCGAAGGCACTACGCAAACGAATCCGTTACGATATAGGAGAAGGCCCCCAGCGAGGCGAGTCATCTACAACAGCTGCTCAGCGTGCTCAAAACGATAATCCTTCTGAGGAAAATTCttttgaggaggacgaagaattACGAGAAATCCCGCTCCCCCCTGAGTGGGTATGTAGACGGAAGGACAGCGGCAAAGTTTTCATCAACCTCAAGACCGGGAAGGAGACCTATGATGATCCGCGAGGAACACAGGAACAACTCGAGAACGTATGGCGGCACCCGGGACGTCGTGATTTCCCCCCTGACTGGGACGTATTTTGCGACTCTGCCGGCAGACATTACTATGCCGACTTCTCCAGAAGCGCACCCAGAAGGACGCGGCTGGACCCGCGAGGTGATCGCATTCCAAGAGGTGCTGGGGGAGAAATACTGACGCCGGAACATTGCCACGGTTGGGTGAAGTTGCGGACGCGTGACCACATTCCTTACTACATCAATAAGATCACAGGCGAGAGGTCGTGGGAGGATCCGCtggaaagagaggggggTAGGGGAACACCACCAGTGGCGCCGGAGGATTTGCGCAATTTGCTGAGTTTGAAGAGGGTTGGAAACGCGCCTCGCGatgtcaacaacagcacagGCGGCGAGGAGACGCCGGAGGACCCGCCAGCTGCTTGGCGGGCTCCAGCACGTTTTGTGGAGGCATTACAGATGATACCGGACCATTGCCCCGGTTGGGTGAAGATATGGACGGCGGGAAATGTGCCTAAATATATCAACACCGGCACGGGCGAg CCGGACGAGTTGCCCGGTTGGGTGGCGGTTCAAATGCCCGAGAACGTGCTTCATTATATCAATATCAGGACTGGCGAgctggcggaagaggatCCGCGAGATTTGCTGGCTCGAAGAGCTTGTTCTGATCCACTGCGGCCGTGGGTTTGGCCCAGTTCGACGAGGTTCCGGAGGTGTGACGGTACGTTAGCTGGTGCGAGAGCCGGTGAGGGATCCagtgctggagggggtgagggatcCAGTTCTGGAGCAAGTGCTAAAGCGGGTGCGGAAATAACACCAATGGAAGTTTTGTCTAGCAACATGATGTTCCGGACGCGTGACGGTACGCTAGTTCCAAGCGGTGGTGCGAGAGCTGATGTGGCCTCGGGTTCTGGCGGGGGTGCTGGAGCGG GCATACCAGAGGCGAGGGAGCTGGTGCGGGAGCTGGTGTGGCTTCGGGTTCCGAGGTGGATGCGGGATCTagtgctggagggggtgagggatcTGGTACTGGAGGGGGTAAGGGAtctggttttggagggggttagAGATCCAGTTCTGGAGGGGGTGCGGGATCCGGTTCTGGAGGAAATGCTG gagctggtgctggagca
- a CDS encoding hypothetical protein (COG:E; EggNog:ENOG503NYIY), translating to MAPPKNERAFEANSSIVLVGCRGAGKRTLGFMGALHLRRRLVTEEHYFEKTTGLSRGEYLARHGREAFARQDTEVFKRMLDSNRTGCIIECGMSSLTGEAQDALRQYSSTNPVVYIHREKEQIARHLDAADLQQLLKADERHRSCSNFEYYNLYDPPNKYGGHISGTSSGASTPLNGRQSGPSKLLSAREDFTRFLDIVTGRGATKAWLESPFSVSSVPPEFRSYSYALRLRLSYLMDMDLEWDDFEARGDCVEFIIDHWPDDLMNVIARQIALIRRKLGIPIIYHVEENPRGERRRTPEEKDAMDADLLELGLRLGVDYISLDLQRHDEFVNRVLRHRGRSKIIGNFWYMGFGALAWQDDRQMENYKRAQGLGCEVVRMVRFCTNDSPAELLEGFKKRLQQEVPDPKPPLVAYDFSVLGVRTPLQSRILNPVKHPDMENERDHLATVSTYYHSYELLFRQFLLDPLQFYVLGSHVSYSLSPAMHSAAYDFCGMPHTFQDVTCSTIDRLNQICLSDSFGGASLTAPFKVAIMPHLKVKSHHATAIGAVNVLLPLRGKTSAILDHANSRNKAGPAREFFGDNTDWSSILTCLRRAISPRNYVQPSKTTGLVVGAGGMARAAIYALIQLGCRNIFIYNRTAPNANQVAQHFNDWAATQGIVGTKGGSHEICRVLPSLSEPWPRAYQPPTMVISCVPATSANGSAPADFEMPLDWLRSPTGGVVVELAYEPLVTPLVAQMHAVRDHMSPSWVVVDGLEVVAEMAIEAFELMTGRMAPKRLMKEVCRKTWEQQQQQQRQGSEMAMSSY from the exons ATGGCTCCACCAAAAAATGAACGGGCCTTCGAGGCAAACTCATCCATTGTCCTCGTCGGATGCCGCGGGGCAGGGAAGCGGACCTTGGGATTCATGGGAGCTCTTCACCTACGCCGACGACTGGTCACAGAGGAGCACTACTTTGAGAAAACCACGGGATTATCACGTGGGGAGTATCTCGCCCGACATGGCAGGGAGGCCTTTGCCAGGCAGGATACCGAGGTGTTCAAACGAATGTTGGACAGCAACAGGACCGGGTGTATCATCGAATGTGGCATGAGCAGCCTTACGGGAGAGGCACAGGACGCACTAAGACAGTactccagcaccaacccTGTCGTCTACATTCACCGCGAAAAGGAGCAAATTGCCCGGCATTTGGACGCTGCCGACCTTCAACAGCTCCTGAAAGCCGACGAGCGGCATAGAAGCTGCTCCAATTTTGAGTACTACAACCTCTATGATCCTCCAAACAAATATGGGGGTCACATTTCGGGCACGAGCTCGGGGGCCAGCACACCACTGAATGGCCGACAGTCTGGGCCATCGAAGCTTTTAAGTGCCAGGGAAGATTTTACCAGATTTCTCGACATCGTCACAGGGAGGGGCGCCACCAAGGCCTGGTTGGAGAGCCCATTTTCTGTGAGCTCAGTGCCACCGGAATTCCGGTCATATTCCTACGCGTTGCGACTCAGACTATCCTATTTGATGGACATGGATCTGGAATGGGATGATTTTGAGGCGAGAGGAGATTGCGTCGAGTTCATCATCGATCACTGGCCAGACGATCTGATGAACGTTATTGCGAGACAAATCGCCTTGATAAGGAGAAAACTCGGCATTCCAATCATCTACCATGTGGAAGAAAACCCACgaggggaaagaagacgAACGCCGGAAGAAAAAGACGCCATGGATGCTGACTTGTTGGAGCTGGGCCTCCGTCTCGGCGTTGACTATATCAGCTTAGATCTCCAGCGCCATGACGAGTTTGTGAACCGGGTACTACGGCACAGAGGAAGGTCAAAGATCATTGGGAACTTCTGGTACATGGGCTTTGGGGCCCTTGCTTGGCAGGACGACAGACAGATGGAAAACTACAAGAGGGCTCAGGGGCTAGGGTGCGAGGTGGTGCGGATGGTCCGCTTCTGCACAAATGACAGCCCGGCTGAGCTTCTGGAAGGCTTCAAGAAGAGGCTACAGCAAGAAGTACCAGACCCAAAGCCACCACTTGTGGCCTACGACTTTTCCGTCCTCGGCGTTCGGACACCACTGCAAAGCAGGATTTTAAATCCCGTGAAGCATCCAGATATGGAGAATGAGCGAGACCACCTTGCCACGGTCTCTACCTACTATCACTCGTATGAATTGCTTTTCCGGCAGTTTCTTCTGGATCCGCTGCAGTTTTACGTACTCGGCTCCCACGTATCATATTCGCTATCACCGGCCATGCATAGTGCGGCCTACGACTTCTGCGGGATGCCACACACTTTCCAGGATGTAACGTGCTCTACGATCGACAGGCTGAACCAGATCTGCCTATCAGACTCTTTTGGGGGGGCCAGCTTGACAGCCCCTTTCAAGGTTGCCATCATGCCCCATCTCAAAGTCAAGAGCCACCATGCCACCGCAATAGGAGCAGTCAACGTACTGCTTCCACTCAGGGGAAAGACGAGCGCCATTCTCGACCATGCCAACTCCCGAAACAAGGCCGGGCCTGCACGCGAGTTCTTTGGTGATAATACCGACTGGAGCTCCATTTTGACATGCCTTCGGAGGGCTATCAGTCCACGGAATTATGTCCAGCCATCTAAAACTACCGGGTTAGTTGTTGGCGCCGGTGGCATGGCCAGAGCTGCCATCTATGCGCTGATTCAGCTGGGATGCCGTAATATCTTTATCTACAACCGAACAGCACCAAATGCCAACCAAGTTGCACAGCACTTCAACGACTGGGCGGCAACACAGGGAATTGTGGGCACAAAAGGAGGGTCACATGAGATATGCCGAGTCCTTCCATCGCTGTCAGAGCCATGGCCTCGGGCCTACCAACCTCCCACGATGGTGATCTCCTGTGTTCCAGCTACCAGCGCGAATGGGTCCGCGCCTGCTGATTTTGAGATGCCTCTGGACTGGCTTAGGAGTCCGACTGGTGGCGTCGTGGTCGAG TTGGCCTACGAGCCTTTGGTAACTCCATTGGTAGCCCAGATGCATGCTGTCAGAGACCACATGTCGCCATCATGGGTGGTCGTCGAcgggttggaggtggtcgCGGAAATGGCCATCGAGGCCTTTGAGCTGATGACTGGGCGCATGGCTCCCAAGAGGCTCATGAAGGAGGTGTGCAGGAAGACgtgggagcagcagcaacaacagcagcgccAAGGCAGCGAGATGGCAATGTCGTCTTACTGA
- a CDS encoding hypothetical protein (EggNog:ENOG503PHKN; COG:K), giving the protein MEFSVEERAPLATNTNPVSGGATASGPPPPPASDTGADAGSEAPANPRKRKKASRACDFCHVNHQPCDNGKPKCSVCTKHNKPCLYLRPTKRRGPQKGYRTALNTYKESAAAWGAVLDAIPGLDALIEGHLRGAAGKSMITAIKDSNQQEALISKWQQSSVFKAFFGHNGPALTPPTENNNNNNNNQTILDSKNNILPSQEVDEEDAPEEPPARPPPAKRATLQPPAPRSQSASSYVVPEQPRTPIQFPQLGSPFQPKDSASLSDIVAKDAAQAAMRTSQTLASLGFAPDETIADFYSMGSNPEPIADSNDPDFDPSLGSESEQRAYYELLMGRMFPG; this is encoded by the exons ATGGAGTTCTCCGTCGAGGAACGCGCTCCCCtagccaccaacaccaaccccgtctCCGGTGGTGCTACCGCTTCCggccctccgcctcccccagccAGTGACACCGGCGCCGATGCCGGGAGTGAGGCTCCGGCCAATCCCcgcaagaggaagaaggcctCTCGTGC TTGTGACTTCTGCCATGTCAACCATCAGCCATGTGACAATGGCAAGCCAAAATGCAGTGTCTGTACCAAACATAACAAGCCATGTTTATATCTCCGTCCAACCAAGAGACGTGGTCCCCAAAAAGGCTACCGCACTGCTCTCAACACCTACAAGGAGAGTGCCGCCGCATGGGGAGCTGTACTGGACGCCATCCCTGGACTTGACGCCTTGATAGAAGGCCATCTACGAGGAGCCGCCGGGAAGAGCATGATAACCGCTATCAAAGATTCCAATCAGCAGGAAGCCTTGATCAGCAAGTGGCAGCAGAGCTCAGTCTTCAAAGCCTTCTTTGGTCACAACGGCCCAGCACTCACTCCACCCAcagagaacaacaacaacaacaacaacaaccagaccaTATTAGATTCCAAAAACAACATTCTACCATCACAAGAAgtcgacgaagaagacgcaCCAGAAGAACCACCCGCccggccaccaccagcaaagaGAGCCACACTCCAACCACCCGCCCCAAGAAGCCAATCAGCATCAAGCTACGTGGTACCAGAACAACCAAGAACTCCAATACAATTCCCCCAACTGGGCTCTCCTTTCCAACCAAAAGATTCCGCCAGCTTATCAGACATTGTAGCAAAAGATGCTGCCCAGGC AGCCATGAGGACCTCACAAACCCTCGCCTCTCTAGGCTTCGCCCCAGACGAAACAATAGCAGATTTCTACAGCATGGGCTCCAACCCAGAACCAATAGCCGACTCCAACGACCCAGACTTTGACCCGTCGCTCGGCAGCGAGTCGGAGCAGAGGGCTTATTACGAgttgctgatggggaggatgtttcCTGGGTGA